One Pieris brassicae chromosome 11, ilPieBrab1.1, whole genome shotgun sequence DNA window includes the following coding sequences:
- the LOC123716024 gene encoding WD repeat-containing protein CG11141, whose translation MEVTSGAEEGFVREWTPCSHILSLIPPKIQNGIFSNELCLTCVDAVSEYIALGTNVGLVYWYDRKKGNIQRLRCEASTSPITFVKIVSTVDYMVGAGNATGQVTVFQIPKEHPENVPDTFKPKVEPKVERYTIGDLHKSKITSIEWSKNGMRLFSGDKDGVIIMTEIDFYMHLCKSMEIVNEQHEIVQMSYYQNTLLVSSKYRSIVCERRDNRWHVSQLGKKERKSLCSLGAVFQYSYAQGGAANAYCARAGLRLWRADRAGNVLQTLLFKEAISNPLTVAELLNPSQKKHSHAEQEYNFGPLHVFREHFLVSHNEHFLYVLDPRSLTAVAVVDDLRRILSVSVNKEEIFILEGERSLVRLAHKPEPATLAQDEPIMSKSLTTLQQAVNTVYDLTHIDQAVPYVTSVLEQPIAMFTRNETIDNVPNGEECFELPPIKHLPRDISDNVLESIINEFRDVSSDVEEIRRVKSEELQRKLKLYNSIMEKKYDDELIHSRRSRRRDAGSGGSTPRLMTPVRSRSRSRDVSYTTPCVMNVSIYGNNPDQNDEQLEKQIEEKEKILAKMLNLESLSIKSPESNVTYEEPIYKPIETKESKFMVKDVTKTIDDKNEILDTNKPIDKKLTQIKKVDMKSEKPMSKVDKITDLVPKLMQMPNNWNLESIELRLEMKNGVKDGLNLLSPDDHLDSEWEVI comes from the exons ATGGAAGTTACAAGTGGTGCAGAGGAAGGTTTTGTACGAGAATGGACACCTTGTTCACATATTTTGAGCTTGATACCACCAAAAATCCAAAATGGAATATTTTCTAATGAACTGTGCTTGACCTGTGTTGATGCTGTTAGTGAATATATAGCTTTAGGAACGAATGTTGGACTGGTGTATTGGTATGATAGGAAAAAAGGCAATATACAACGGCTTCGCTGTGAG gCTTCTACATCCCCCATAACTTTTGTAAAGATAGTAAGCACAGTGGATTATATGGTTGGAGCAGGTAATGCAACAGGACAAGTTACAGTATTTCAAATTCCTAAAGAGCATCCTGAAAATGTTCCTGATACTTTTAAGCCTAAAGTAGAACCCAAAGTTGAAAG GTATACTATTGGAGACCtacataaaagtaaaataacttCAATTGAATGGTCTAAAAATGGAATGAGACTGTTTTCTGGTGACAAAGATggtgtaattattatgactgAAATTGATTTTTACATG CACTTATGCAAGTCAATGGAGATAGTGAATGAACAACATGAGATCGTACAAATGAGTTACTATCAAAACACTTTATTAGTGTCAAGCAAGTACCGCAGCATAGTGTGTGAACGACGAGACAACCGGTGGCACGTCAGCCAACTGGgcaaaaaagaaagaaaaag TTTGTGCTCCTTGGGTGCGGTTTTCCAGTACTCATATGCGCAGGGCGGAGCTGCAAACGCATACTGCGCACGCGCAGGTCTGAGGCTTTGGCGAGCCGATCGGGCCGGAAATGTTCTTCAGACATTGTTATTCAAG gAAGCCATCTCCAACCCTCTAACAGTGGCAGAGCTCCTGAACCCGTCTCAAAAGAAGCACAGTCATGCGGAGCAGGAGTACAACTTTGGTCCCTTACACGTGTTCCGCGAACATTTTTTGGTCTCGCACAACGAACACTTCCTCTATGTCTTGGACCCGAGGTCGCTCACTGCCGTGGCTGTCGTTGACGACCTTAGACG tatCCTGTCGGTATCCGTGAACAAGGAAGAAATTTTCATCCTGGAAGGGGAGAGGTCTCTAGTGCGTCTGGCACATAAGCCGGAGCCAGCGACGCTTGCGCAAG acGAGCCGATAATGTCCAAATCGCTCACAACGCTCCAGCAAGCGGTGAATACAGTATATGACCTCACACACATCGACCAAGCAGTGCCCTACGTCACAAGCGTTCTTGAACAGCCTATAGCCATGTTCACGCGCAACGAGACTATAGACAACGTACCGAACGGAGAAGAATGTTTCGAACTCCCGCCAATAAAACATCTACCGCGTGACATATCTGACAATGTTTTAGAATCTATTATAAACGAGTTTAGGGACGTGTCAAGTGATGTAGAAGAAATCAGACGGGTTAAATCTGAGGAACTGCAAAGGAAGTTGAAGTTGTATAATAGCATAATGGAGAAAAAGTATGATGATGAGCTGATACACAGTAGACGCAGTCGGAGGAGGGATGCAGGGTCCGGTGGCAGTACCCCAAGGTTGATGACCCCAGTACGAAGTCGGTCTAGGAGCAG AGATGTCAGCTACACCACTCCTTGTGTAATGAATGTTAGTATATATGG GAACAATCCAGATCAAAACGATGAACAACTTGAGAAGCAAATAGAAGAAAAAGAGAAGATATTAGCGAAAATGTTGAACTTAGAATCTCTTAGTATCAAGAGTCCTGAAAGCAATGTCACCTACGAGGAACCAATCTACAAGCCAATAGAGACAaaagaaagtaaatttatGGTCAAAGATGTCACCAAAACAATAGacgataaaaatgaaatactgGATACTAACAAGcccatagataaaaaattaacacagaTTAAAAAAGTCGATATGAAATCGGAAAAACCAATGAGTAAAGTCGACAAAATAACAGATTTGGTTCCAAAACTAATGCAGATGCCCAATAATTGGAATTTAGAGAGTATTGAGCTAAGATTAGAAATGAAAAATGGAGTTAAAGACGGCTTAAATTTGCTCTCTCCTGACGACCATTTAGATAGCGAATGGGAGGTAATTTAG
- the LOC123716209 gene encoding uncharacterized protein LOC123716209, producing MSGYLEVKYPFKSNLGLNPFKSWKKQWCILRPSVTCKGGGSLVVYCSEAGAPAGTVELPSGCLVKRAKSRTRPHAFAVFTLEAPSKPRILLAAQSHQETQIWMDKIRDLLNNDKMRGSESLLKDSYPVTVIATELSRKCGLMTDSVLTLSTSGLVVSHNTASTKIDWQHIIDVLLIRKNGDKNRNCIISLNSGFSQGSGEMRFCTPLASELVSAVRQALSARHKKLSRSDGDLRRDDLGEIRRSSWYSGPSEVSLDDTDLIMTKEYQQMHNGDSSQLSEIPCGDKQTPLSPDNSVWSRRSTVSIVSVASGVYEEIPEEWAGSCVDHTYESVECVYGTMRRAGRRGAPPLPPRHNFGTMKLSDWKSANSSSPGRDGVTRHSSLGSLQHCAKPHRYKQTFSVFRKRLKSDSRVTSPKSEKETKDVETKKKRFDFTPTRDIFKSFKVNRKMKNLKITGNLSKGETKSCEFLDETEHVSTNRCSKSVECIEKFDDFDVSIEINETNVSALALPEEIVKLIFTEKILGSFENESEYMPMSPVQPPSMEQHYIVMSPKTKIA from the exons ATGTCTGGTTATTTGGAAGTGAAATATCCGTTTAAATCGAACCTCGGTCTTAATCCTTTCAAG TCTTGGAAAAAACAATGGTGCATTTTGAGACCTAGTGTGACTTGCAAAGGGGGTGGGTCCCTAGTTGTATATTGTAGTGAGGCGGGAGCGCCTGCAGGAACAGTAGAGTTGCCCTCGGGTTGCTTAGTAAAAAGAGCCAAATCCCGCACGCGACCTCATGCTTTTGCAGTGTTCACCCTTGAAGCACCGTCAAAACCTCGAATTCTTCTTGCCGCACAAAGCCATCAAGAAACTCAAATATGGATGGATAAAATTCGTgacttattaaataatgacaAAATGAGAG GCTCAGAATCATTACTCAAAGACTCATATCCTGTAACTGTGATTGCTACGGAATTGTCTAGAAAATGTGGCTTAATGACTGACAGTGTGCTCACACTATCTACATCGGGCTTGGTAGTTTCCCACAATACAGCCAGCACAAAAATAGATTGGCAACACATTATTGATGTACTCTTGATCAGAAAAAATGGAGACAAGAATAGAAATTGCATCATTAGTTTGAATAG TGGCTTTTCTCAAGGCAGTGGTGAAATGCGATTTTGTACACCGTTGGCGAGTGAACTAGTCAGTGCTGTGCGTCAAGCACTGTCGGCTCGTCACAAGAAACTTAGCCGAAGTGATGGAGACTTGAGAAGAGATGACTTAG GTGAAATTCGTCGCAGCAGCTGGTACAGTGGACCGTCGGAGGTTTCTTTGGATGACACAGATCTCATTATGACTAAG GAATATCAACAAATGCACAATGGTGACTCATCTCAGTTGTCTGAGATTCCCTGTGGAGATAAACAAACACCACTCTCCCCTGACAACAG tgTGTGGTCCCGTCGCTCCACCGTGTCAATAGTGTCTGTCGCTTCGGGCGTCTACGAGGAAATTCCCGAGGAGTGGGCGGGCTCGTGCGTAGATCACACGTACGAGTCCGTCGAGTGCGTATACGGAACTATGAGACGGGCGGGAAGACGCGGTGCACCTCCCCTGCCCCCGAGACATAACTTTGG TACAATGAAGCTTTCTGATTGGAAAAGCGCTAATTCGAGCAGTCCCGGTCGCGATGGCGTGACGCGTCATAGCTCGTTGGGCTCATTGCAGCACTGTGCAAAACCACATCGTTATAAGCAGACCTTCAGTGTCTTTAG GAAAAGGCTAAAAAGCGACTCCCGCGTCACCTCCCCAAAATCcgagaaagagacaaaagacGTTGAAACGAAAAAGAAAAGATTCGACTTCACACCAACAAGAGACATATTCAAAAGCTTCAAGGTGAACAGGAAGATGAAGAATCTGAAAATAACCGGGAACCTATCGAAGGGCGAGACGAAAAGTTGTGAATTTTTGGACGAAACGGAGCACGTGTCGACGAATCGTTGCTCGAAATCCGTCGAATGTATCGAGAAGTTTGACGATTTCGATGTTTCAATCGAGATTAACGAAACCAATGTCTCGGCGCTCGCGCTACCAGAGGAGATTGTGAAGTTAATATTTACGGAGAAAATTCTTGGAAGTTTTGAGAATGAAAGCGAATATATGCCCATGTCGCCGGTTCAGCCTCCGTCCATGGAGCAGCATTATATCGTTATGTCGCCCAAGACTAAAATTGCTTaa